A single genomic interval of Roseomonas aeriglobus harbors:
- the copD gene encoding copper homeostasis membrane protein CopD yields MDWAAVAVRFALYVDLMLACGLAAFTLTAPTGTARKMPLRTLVVACGGLGLFLSAGGLLVMTAAMAGTTLTEIDRETLTMVVDETPYGAAWTIRMVALILAVGSASTIRGESSRAPVAASAAAFALAVATLAWGGHGAMSEGAIGILHLGADIAHLLAAAVWMGSLLGLLLLVARPAARIDTGHLDLSWRALHGFSRTGMAAVAIIVLTGVVNGWLIVGPNGLPSLLSTLYGKLLLAKLAAFAAMVALASLNRFRLTPALGSVAPSGAAQRELGALRLSLAFEAMLGIAILALVAWLGTLEPGAATG; encoded by the coding sequence GTGGACTGGGCGGCCGTCGCCGTCCGGTTCGCGCTCTACGTCGACCTGATGCTCGCATGCGGCCTGGCAGCCTTCACGCTGACCGCGCCGACAGGGACCGCAAGGAAAATGCCGCTGCGCACGTTGGTCGTCGCCTGCGGCGGCCTTGGTCTCTTCCTTTCCGCCGGCGGCCTGCTCGTCATGACGGCCGCCATGGCGGGCACGACCCTGACGGAGATCGACCGCGAGACGTTGACGATGGTCGTGGACGAGACGCCCTACGGCGCCGCCTGGACGATCCGGATGGTGGCGCTGATCCTGGCGGTCGGATCGGCGTCGACCATCCGCGGAGAATCGTCCCGAGCGCCCGTTGCGGCATCGGCGGCCGCCTTCGCGCTTGCGGTCGCCACGCTGGCCTGGGGCGGTCACGGCGCGATGAGCGAGGGCGCGATCGGCATCCTGCACCTTGGCGCGGACATCGCGCACCTGCTGGCGGCCGCCGTCTGGATGGGGTCGCTCCTGGGCCTCCTCCTGCTCGTCGCCAGACCGGCGGCGAGGATCGACACCGGACATCTCGATCTGTCCTGGCGCGCGCTTCACGGCTTTTCGCGCACGGGCATGGCGGCGGTTGCGATCATCGTCCTTACTGGCGTCGTGAACGGCTGGCTGATCGTGGGTCCGAACGGCCTGCCCAGCCTGCTCTCCACGCTCTACGGCAAGCTGCTGCTGGCGAAGCTGGCCGCGTTCGCCGCCATGGTGGCGCTGGCATCGCTGAACCGCTTCCGGCTGACGCCTGCCCTTGGCTCGGTCGCGCCGTCGGGCGCGGCCCAACGTGAGCTGGGCGCGTTGCGTCTGAGCTTGGCGTTCGAGGCCATGCTGGGGATCGCAATTCTGGCGCTCGTCGCATGGCTGGGCACGCTGGAGCCGGGCGCGGCGACCGGTTGA
- a CDS encoding glutaredoxin family protein — MVMPEHTCPYGLKALDLLRRKGFEVEDHHLTTRAETDAFKTEHGVKTTPQVFIGGERIGGYDDLRRHFGLHVAEPGATSYRPVIALFAMTALLALAASHAAFGTPVTLHALQWFGGFSMAILALLKLQDVEKFSTMFLNYDLLAKRWVPYGYVYPFAEGLAGVLMVAGALDWLSIPIALFIGTVGAVSVFKAVYIDRRELTCACVGGSSNVPLGFVSLTENLGMIAMAVWMLTGMGGM; from the coding sequence ATGGTGATGCCTGAACACACCTGTCCCTACGGGCTCAAGGCGCTGGACCTGCTCCGGCGCAAGGGCTTCGAGGTCGAGGACCATCACCTCACCACCCGCGCCGAGACCGACGCCTTCAAGACCGAGCATGGCGTGAAGACGACGCCGCAGGTGTTCATCGGCGGCGAGCGCATCGGCGGATACGACGACCTGCGGCGGCACTTCGGGTTGCACGTCGCCGAACCCGGCGCCACCAGCTACCGTCCGGTCATCGCGCTCTTCGCCATGACCGCGCTGCTCGCGCTGGCAGCGAGCCATGCTGCCTTCGGCACGCCGGTCACGCTCCACGCGCTGCAATGGTTCGGCGGCTTCAGCATGGCCATCCTGGCTCTGCTCAAGCTGCAGGACGTCGAGAAGTTCTCGACGATGTTCCTCAACTACGACCTGCTCGCCAAGCGCTGGGTCCCCTACGGCTACGTCTATCCGTTCGCCGAGGGCCTGGCCGGCGTCCTCATGGTGGCCGGGGCACTGGACTGGCTCTCGATCCCGATCGCGCTGTTCATCGGCACGGTCGGTGCCGTCTCGGTCTTCAAGGCGGTCTACATCGACCGGCGCGAGCTGACGTGCGCATGCGTCGGCGGTTCGTCCAACGTGCCGCTCGGCTTCGTGTCGCTCACCGAGAACCTCGGCATGATCGCGATGGCAGTCTGGATGCTGACCGGCATGGGCGGAATGTAA
- a CDS encoding cation transporter, which translates to MLTVAAIGLVVNLISMRLLTAGKDGSFNVKGAYLEVWADMIGSVGVIIGALAIKFTGWTWIDPIVAVAIGLWVLPRTWVLLRDTTNVLLEGVPSGLRLVEVRAAVSAVPGVAGLHDLHV; encoded by the coding sequence ATGCTGACCGTGGCCGCGATCGGCCTCGTCGTGAACCTCATCTCCATGCGGCTGCTCACCGCCGGCAAGGACGGCAGCTTCAACGTAAAGGGCGCCTATCTCGAGGTGTGGGCGGACATGATCGGCTCGGTCGGCGTCATCATCGGCGCGCTGGCGATTAAGTTCACCGGCTGGACGTGGATCGACCCGATCGTCGCCGTGGCGATCGGCTTGTGGGTGCTGCCGCGGACCTGGGTCCTGCTGCGCGACACGACGAACGTGCTGCTCGAGGGCGTGCCGTCGGGCCTGCGGCTGGTCGAGGTGCGGGCGGCGGTCTCGGCCGTCCCCGGCGTCGCGGGGCTCCACGACCTGCACGTCTAG
- a CDS encoding MerR family DNA-binding protein: MSRMTIARLAEAGGVGVETVRYYQRRGLLSEPERPGGGGFRSYGEPDVRRLRFIRSAQRAGFTLDEIGELLELDAIDDRARARELARSRVAALDARIAELQGARAALARLADACAGGSAGACPIITAFEP; encoded by the coding sequence ATGTCGAGGATGACGATCGCGAGGCTGGCGGAGGCCGGCGGAGTGGGCGTGGAGACCGTGCGATACTACCAGCGGCGCGGTCTTCTGAGCGAGCCCGAACGGCCGGGCGGCGGCGGGTTCCGCAGCTATGGCGAGCCCGACGTCCGGCGCCTCCGCTTCATCCGTTCGGCACAGCGCGCCGGGTTCACATTGGACGAGATCGGCGAGCTTCTCGAGCTGGACGCGATCGATGACAGGGCGCGGGCTCGTGAGTTGGCACGCTCGCGGGTGGCTGCGCTCGATGCCCGGATCGCGGAGCTCCAGGGCGCCCGTGCGGCGCTGGCGCGGCTGGCAGACGCCTGTGCCGGCGGCTCCGCCGGGGCCTGCCCAATCATCACCGCCTTCGAGCCCTGA
- a CDS encoding N-6 DNA methylase, whose translation MSLEIAENLSRRLGLAHGLLLGLERDVQQRHHALLDGVDGSFSLSSGPIDVERVLDWTWSSQLATHVTVDADTLTARQVASDARPLIFKRDQVDRQPEGFLSAIISKRVEPAIDVVQHVVGCFRSHRHVAAAAHLTNTEALETFLRVMAQEIRGPLGADAIPDGIVPDAQGRLPGDHEHRLREELRFSRLAGRRAELALTMRHAAGMVFQEAHADLLTEPLQPQLFGLAPVPDRANRTQLGAYYTPPGLARNLADLAIADHLHKSRIKIVDPACGSGIFLCEVLRALERRGYQGAVELIGLDVSASAIAMARFALDHGGFADRPGVTATVRVADFLRLADRLDADIVLMNPPFLAMPEMDADVRERLQQILGDAFRYRPDLSMAFTSLAQHHLRPGGTLATLLPAGALSQTGGVKWRDGLLRGNEVELIAVLGEHGLFRDAIVNIAALVLRKSEQPAESAPTMLWASQKRGASSAALRRLRRWTTGNRNAERTIDWSIYPTSQRMLAERDDWTPRPYSLGELPERLASTPGIAAVEDLFHVELGVRAGTVGATLQIESDEYERLPAKERRLFRPVAETRSIRNGRIQPITWIFYPDEPMTSTQIQRAAPTFHARYLAQLGVADGDRIDLDRARRETNLARRPRLVARAFIGPDSFAVDGDGSFVVVQGYSWIPKQPVVGAPFDTAELLQDYAFLLNSRLFFALLRENGRIVGGGQVDGAKNQVRRVPLPDLGAMYLETPELLDQARELRQLDQSERPSAQMLDAFTAAAYRTSLEEWSLP comes from the coding sequence ATGTCGTTGGAGATCGCCGAGAATCTGAGCCGCCGGCTCGGCCTCGCCCACGGCCTCCTGCTGGGCCTCGAACGCGACGTCCAGCAGCGCCACCACGCGCTGCTGGACGGCGTCGACGGCAGCTTCTCGCTATCCTCCGGGCCGATCGACGTAGAGCGCGTGCTCGACTGGACCTGGTCGTCGCAGCTTGCGACCCACGTGACCGTCGATGCCGACACGCTCACGGCCAGGCAAGTCGCCTCGGACGCAAGGCCGCTCATCTTCAAGCGCGACCAGGTCGACCGCCAGCCCGAAGGATTCCTCTCCGCCATCATCTCGAAGCGGGTCGAGCCGGCGATCGACGTCGTCCAGCACGTGGTCGGCTGCTTCCGCTCGCACCGCCACGTCGCAGCCGCCGCACACCTCACCAACACCGAGGCGCTCGAGACCTTCCTGCGCGTCATGGCGCAGGAGATCCGCGGTCCTTTAGGGGCGGACGCGATCCCCGACGGCATCGTCCCCGATGCGCAGGGACGCCTGCCCGGCGACCACGAACATCGCCTGCGCGAGGAGCTGCGCTTCAGCCGGCTCGCAGGTCGCCGCGCCGAGCTCGCGCTGACCATGCGCCATGCGGCGGGAATGGTCTTCCAGGAAGCGCATGCCGACCTCCTGACCGAGCCGCTGCAGCCGCAGCTGTTCGGCCTCGCGCCAGTGCCGGACCGCGCCAACCGCACCCAGCTCGGGGCATACTACACCCCGCCCGGTCTCGCGCGGAACCTCGCCGACCTCGCCATCGCCGACCACCTCCACAAGTCCCGGATCAAGATCGTCGATCCGGCATGCGGTTCCGGCATCTTCCTTTGCGAGGTCCTGCGTGCGCTCGAACGTCGGGGCTACCAAGGCGCAGTCGAGCTGATCGGCCTCGACGTCTCCGCAAGCGCGATCGCCATGGCGAGGTTCGCGCTCGACCATGGGGGGTTCGCCGACCGGCCCGGCGTTACCGCCACGGTCCGCGTCGCGGACTTCCTGCGCCTCGCCGACCGCCTGGACGCCGACATCGTCCTGATGAATCCGCCGTTCCTTGCGATGCCCGAGATGGACGCCGACGTTCGCGAACGGCTCCAGCAGATCCTCGGCGATGCCTTCCGCTACCGTCCCGACCTCTCCATGGCGTTCACCTCGCTAGCCCAGCACCACCTGCGCCCGGGCGGCACGTTAGCCACGCTGCTGCCGGCAGGGGCGCTGAGCCAGACCGGCGGCGTCAAGTGGCGGGATGGCCTTCTGCGCGGCAACGAGGTCGAGCTCATCGCGGTCCTCGGCGAGCACGGCCTGTTCCGCGACGCCATCGTCAACATCGCGGCGCTCGTCCTCCGCAAGAGCGAGCAGCCGGCCGAGTCCGCACCAACCATGCTGTGGGCCAGCCAGAAGCGCGGCGCGAGCAGCGCGGCACTGCGGCGACTGCGACGCTGGACGACTGGCAACCGCAACGCCGAGCGCACAATCGACTGGTCCATCTATCCCACCTCGCAGCGTATGCTCGCCGAGCGGGACGACTGGACGCCGCGCCCCTACAGCCTGGGCGAGCTGCCGGAACGGCTCGCCAGCACCCCCGGCATCGCCGCCGTCGAGGATCTCTTCCACGTCGAACTCGGCGTGCGCGCAGGCACGGTCGGCGCCACGCTGCAGATCGAGAGCGATGAATACGAGCGACTTCCGGCGAAGGAGCGCCGCCTGTTCCGGCCCGTCGCCGAGACTCGTTCGATCAGGAACGGCCGCATCCAGCCGATCACCTGGATCTTCTATCCCGACGAGCCGATGACCTCCACGCAGATTCAGCGCGCGGCTCCCACGTTCCACGCCCGGTACCTGGCGCAGCTGGGCGTGGCGGATGGCGATCGGATCGACCTCGACCGCGCGCGCCGCGAAACCAACCTCGCGCGTCGCCCTCGGCTGGTCGCTCGCGCCTTCATCGGACCCGACAGCTTCGCGGTCGACGGGGACGGATCCTTCGTCGTCGTGCAGGGCTATTCCTGGATTCCCAAGCAGCCGGTCGTCGGCGCACCGTTCGACACCGCCGAACTCCTGCAGGACTACGCGTTCCTGCTAAACTCGCGCCTGTTCTTCGCCCTCCTGCGCGAAAACGGCCGCATCGTCGGCGGCGGCCAGGTGGATGGCGCCAAGAACCAGGTCCGCCGCGTGCCGCTTCCCGATCTGGGCGCCATGTATCTCGAGACGCCCGAACTCCTCGATCAGGCACGTGAGCTGCGCCAGCTGGATCAGTCCGAACGGCCTTCCGCGCAGATGCTGGATGCCTTCACGGCCGCCGCCTACCGGACCAGCTTGGAAGAATGGTCGCTTCCATGA
- a CDS encoding helix-turn-helix domain-containing protein, with amino-acid sequence MDPVATRDSRSFVADLTIGRLAAATGVKVETIRYYERAGLIAPPARTGGNYRSYSTGDLDRLRFIRKTRDLGFTLEEIRAMLDLARQRDRSCDTIDAIASKHLADVDRKIADLRGLRRELSAIISNCAGGTVGDCRILEAFGDDAKGGDPR; translated from the coding sequence ATGGACCCTGTAGCAACTAGAGACTCAAGGAGTTTCGTGGCGGACCTGACGATCGGACGACTGGCGGCAGCTACCGGCGTGAAGGTGGAGACGATTCGCTATTACGAGCGGGCGGGCCTGATCGCGCCGCCAGCCAGGACCGGTGGCAACTACCGGTCATATTCGACAGGCGACCTCGACAGGCTGCGCTTTATCCGGAAGACGCGCGACCTGGGATTCACGCTCGAGGAGATCAGGGCGATGCTGGACCTTGCGCGCCAGCGGGATCGATCGTGCGACACGATCGACGCGATCGCGTCGAAGCACCTGGCCGACGTCGATCGCAAGATCGCAGACCTGCGCGGTCTGCGACGGGAGCTCTCCGCAATCATCTCGAACTGCGCCGGCGGCACCGTGGGCGACTGCCGCATCCTGGAGGCGTTCGGCGACGACGCGAAGGGCGGTGATCCCAGATGA